A section of the Halopiger aswanensis genome encodes:
- a CDS encoding MBL fold metallo-hydrolase, with translation MVTTLAADRLAELQDEGDDFVLVDTRPADSYDSWHVPGAVHFPFGPEEELEGDGNEGGDGDANGRLEEFRQTVGDAERVITICAKGISSGNLATQLESATDEYDVHTVDGGMKGWSGVYDTVEVDVGDPGLTLLQLQRRAKGCFGYVVGCTETGEAVAVDPTDDVDEFEVAAEEAGLTIVGVIDTHVHADHISGGRDLAESLAVPYYLGERADEREVEYEYTPLERNEVLAVGDRELKALFAPGHTSEMINLLVDDAALLTADTLHVASTGRTELEFSDDEGEEGARMLYETLHRTILAEPEGLAVLPGHVAVTDDGEFEHGSPGEPIATTIRDARAEIDLLGLAEDEFVERMADAGEKPSNYEEIIDINRGRTAAPPEDRTELELGPNNCSA, from the coding sequence ATGGTCACCACGCTCGCCGCCGACCGCCTCGCGGAACTGCAGGACGAGGGCGACGACTTCGTCCTCGTCGATACGCGCCCCGCGGACAGCTACGACTCGTGGCACGTGCCGGGCGCGGTCCACTTCCCCTTCGGCCCCGAGGAGGAACTCGAGGGCGACGGAAACGAGGGCGGCGACGGGGACGCCAACGGCCGACTCGAGGAATTCCGACAGACCGTCGGCGACGCCGAGCGCGTCATCACCATCTGCGCGAAGGGCATCTCGTCGGGCAACCTGGCGACGCAACTCGAGTCGGCGACCGACGAGTACGACGTCCACACCGTCGACGGCGGGATGAAGGGCTGGAGCGGCGTCTACGACACCGTCGAGGTAGACGTCGGCGATCCGGGACTGACGCTCCTGCAACTCCAGCGCCGCGCGAAGGGCTGTTTCGGCTACGTCGTCGGCTGCACAGAAACGGGCGAGGCCGTCGCCGTCGACCCGACCGACGACGTCGACGAGTTCGAGGTCGCGGCCGAGGAAGCCGGGCTCACGATCGTCGGCGTCATCGACACGCACGTCCACGCCGACCACATCTCCGGCGGGCGCGACCTCGCCGAGAGCCTCGCGGTGCCCTACTACCTCGGTGAACGGGCCGACGAACGCGAGGTTGAATACGAGTACACGCCCCTCGAGCGCAACGAGGTGCTCGCGGTCGGCGATCGCGAACTGAAGGCGCTGTTCGCGCCGGGCCACACCAGCGAGATGATCAATCTGCTGGTCGACGACGCGGCGCTGTTGACCGCCGATACGCTGCACGTCGCCTCGACCGGGCGGACGGAACTCGAGTTTAGCGACGATGAGGGGGAAGAGGGCGCCCGAATGCTCTACGAGACGCTCCACCGAACGATCCTCGCCGAACCCGAAGGCCTCGCCGTGCTGCCGGGTCACGTCGCGGTCACGGACGACGGCGAGTTCGAGCACGGGTCGCCCGGCGAACCGATCGCGACGACGATCCGCGACGCGCGGGCCGAGATCGACCTGCTCGGCCTCGCGGAAGACGAATTCGTCGAGCGGATGGCCGACGCCGGCGAGAAGCCCTCGAACTACGAGGAGATCATCGACATCAATCGCGGGCGCACGGCGGCGCCGCCCGAGGACCGCACCGAACTCGAGTTGGGGCCGAACAACTGCTCGGCGTGA
- a CDS encoding aldehyde dehydrogenase family protein has protein sequence MTPELSIEADWNSLYIDGEWTASERDEEIAVEDPSTREEIARVPAATEGDVEAAYEAAADAQREWQEAPPVEREQVAQQFAQLLGEYEDEITDLLAHEAGGGPIMGETSVSIASDQAAEAATFPRRMKGEQITSNVPGKENFVRREPQGIITVISPWNFPLNLSGRAIAPAIATGNAVVLKPATNTPITGGLLMAKLYEEAGLPDGVLNVVTGHGSDIGDAVVGHPESDLVAFTGSTPVGRGVAATAGENLSELALELGGNNAHIVTADADLEAAVDSAVFGSFVHQGQVCISINRHLVHEDVYDEYVERLTERAESLPTGSAHDEDTVVAPIIDESQRDEMLEYVEETIDQGATLETGGETVPMDGVDDSLLVAPTVISDATNDMAAACNEHFGPIAPVIPFSDIDEAIEMHDATEYGLSGSVHAGDIGTGMQLAERMDTGNVHVNDQPINDEAHVTFSGTKASGVGTYNSTEIMDEVTEKKWISVQHEKREYPF, from the coding sequence ATGACACCGGAGCTCTCGATCGAGGCCGATTGGAACAGCCTGTATATCGACGGCGAGTGGACCGCGTCCGAACGCGACGAGGAGATCGCCGTCGAGGATCCGTCGACGCGCGAGGAGATCGCGCGCGTCCCCGCGGCGACCGAGGGGGACGTCGAGGCCGCCTACGAGGCCGCCGCCGACGCCCAGCGGGAGTGGCAGGAGGCCCCGCCGGTCGAACGCGAGCAGGTCGCCCAGCAGTTCGCGCAGTTGCTCGGCGAGTACGAGGACGAGATTACGGACCTGCTGGCCCACGAGGCGGGCGGCGGGCCGATCATGGGCGAGACATCGGTCAGTATCGCTTCCGACCAAGCAGCGGAGGCGGCGACGTTCCCGCGCCGGATGAAGGGCGAGCAGATCACCTCGAACGTGCCGGGCAAGGAGAACTTCGTCCGGCGCGAACCGCAGGGGATCATCACCGTCATCTCGCCGTGGAACTTCCCGCTGAACCTCTCGGGGCGAGCCATCGCGCCGGCGATCGCCACCGGCAACGCCGTCGTTCTCAAACCCGCGACGAACACGCCGATCACCGGCGGGCTGCTCATGGCGAAGCTGTACGAGGAGGCCGGACTCCCCGACGGCGTGCTCAACGTCGTCACCGGCCACGGCTCGGACATCGGCGACGCCGTCGTCGGCCACCCCGAGAGCGACCTCGTCGCCTTCACCGGGTCGACGCCGGTCGGCCGCGGTGTCGCGGCCACGGCGGGCGAGAACCTCTCGGAACTGGCGTTGGAACTCGGCGGCAACAACGCCCACATCGTCACCGCCGACGCCGACCTCGAGGCGGCGGTCGACTCGGCCGTCTTCGGCTCGTTCGTCCACCAGGGCCAGGTCTGCATCTCGATCAACCGCCACCTCGTCCACGAGGACGTCTACGACGAGTACGTCGAGCGCCTGACCGAGCGCGCAGAGTCCCTTCCAACCGGGAGCGCCCACGACGAGGACACCGTCGTCGCCCCGATCATCGACGAGTCCCAGCGCGACGAGATGCTCGAGTACGTCGAGGAGACGATCGACCAGGGAGCGACGCTCGAGACTGGCGGCGAGACGGTGCCGATGGACGGTGTGGACGACTCGCTGCTGGTGGCGCCGACGGTCATCTCGGACGCGACCAACGATATGGCTGCGGCCTGTAACGAGCACTTCGGACCGATCGCACCCGTGATTCCGTTCTCCGATATCGACGAGGCGATCGAGATGCACGACGCGACGGAGTACGGCCTCTCGGGCTCGGTTCACGCGGGCGATATCGGCACGGGTATGCAGCTCGCCGAGCGGATGGACACCGGCAACGTCCACGTCAACGACCAGCCGATCAACGACGAGGCTCACGTCACGTTCAGCGGGACGAAAGCCTCCGGCGTCGGGACCTACAACAGCACCGAAATCATGGACGAGGTCACCGAGAAGAAGTGGATCTCGGTCCAACACGAAAAGCGAGAGTACCCGTTCTGA
- a CDS encoding PAS domain S-box protein, producing MGEYIEQFVGALFRVLEDEGHTEAKQLLLDVYRSNAATDRDELAQDLLSELIAVVDRRLETREEIEVLATAVESLFDRFATVVDAAPAAIFAVEPDGSIRLWNDGATRTFGWDESEIIDRSYPRTLAESPDETAAFLERLREGEHLAGIETRHRHRDGSVRDVRLWAAPLGNRGNEFEFEGATFVVSDITEQKQREQRLAVLNRVLRHNIRNDVTLIQGHLEMLAADLEAETEHVDVIDARLDNIVELSEAARRIEQLQGDGTDLATIELTDLLRERLDRLQTEHPEADISVQLPGSVAVGAHELLPYAFDNVLENAIEHNTAATPRIDVTVTTASGPHRRTVTVRIADNGPGLPEAEREVLTADAETPLTHSSGMGLWLVRWIVRSSNGTVAVDPGRFDGTCVSIRLQDARSEDRREAAPSARR from the coding sequence ATGGGGGAGTATATCGAGCAGTTCGTCGGCGCGCTGTTTCGGGTGCTCGAGGACGAGGGGCATACGGAGGCCAAACAACTGTTGCTGGACGTCTACCGGTCCAACGCGGCGACGGATCGCGACGAACTCGCGCAGGATCTCCTCTCGGAACTCATCGCGGTCGTCGACCGCCGGCTCGAGACCCGCGAGGAGATCGAGGTGCTCGCGACCGCAGTCGAATCTCTCTTCGATCGGTTCGCAACGGTCGTCGACGCTGCGCCGGCGGCCATCTTCGCCGTCGAACCGGACGGCTCAATCCGGCTGTGGAACGACGGCGCGACCCGAACGTTCGGCTGGGACGAGTCGGAGATCATCGATCGCTCGTATCCCCGAACTCTGGCGGAGTCACCCGACGAGACCGCCGCATTTCTCGAGCGACTCCGCGAAGGCGAGCACCTCGCCGGGATCGAAACCCGCCACCGGCACAGGGACGGCTCGGTTCGTGACGTTCGGCTCTGGGCGGCGCCGCTCGGCAACCGGGGCAATGAGTTCGAGTTCGAGGGCGCCACGTTCGTCGTCAGTGACATCACCGAGCAGAAACAGCGCGAGCAGCGGCTGGCCGTTCTCAACCGAGTATTGCGCCACAACATCCGCAACGACGTGACGCTGATCCAGGGGCACCTCGAGATGCTGGCGGCCGACCTCGAGGCGGAAACCGAACACGTCGATGTGATCGACGCGCGGCTCGACAACATCGTCGAACTGAGCGAGGCGGCCCGTCGAATCGAGCAGTTACAGGGCGACGGCACCGACCTCGCGACGATCGAACTGACGGACCTGTTACGCGAGCGCCTCGACCGCCTGCAGACGGAACACCCGGAGGCCGACATCAGCGTGCAGCTTCCCGGCTCGGTGGCCGTCGGCGCGCACGAACTGCTGCCCTACGCGTTCGATAACGTTCTCGAGAACGCGATCGAGCACAACACCGCGGCGACTCCGCGGATCGACGTCACGGTGACGACGGCGTCCGGGCCACACCGGCGCACGGTCACCGTTCGAATCGCCGACAACGGGCCGGGCCTCCCCGAGGCGGAACGGGAGGTTCTTACGGCAGACGCGGAGACCCCGCTGACCCACAGCAGCGGGATGGGGCTGTGGCTCGTCCGCTGGATCGTTCGCAGTTCCAACGGGACCGTCGCGGTCGATCCCGGCCGCTTCGACGGAACCTGCGTCAGCATTCGGCTGCAGGACGCTCGATCCGAGGACCGACGCGAAGCGGCGCCGTCGGCGAGACGGTAG
- a CDS encoding succinylglutamate desuccinylase/aspartoacylase family protein, translated as MTTTLGTASADPGEIDTGRLEVGETRDGSSFGLPVAVVNGASPGKTLYMQAVSDGDELNGIGVIQRVVPRLDPAEISGTILIVGIVNYHAFQVAEHRNPIDDTKMNRAYPGNENGTSSERIAAATFAAATRADIILDLHQGSTSRMIDEVRVRCGKRHRLYEDCLELAKAFGCGYVLDQKGPDGQLARAAPDEGIPTIDPELGGTVGWDETSIQKGVEGVFNVLRYYDFLAESHDLERQTRANGFEQYGAPNGGLVDFKKELGDRVARGETLFEVTTAFGETKATVTADSDGILWRTRRLPQVASGEYICSVGTDIDSY; from the coding sequence ATGACGACGACGCTCGGAACGGCGAGCGCGGACCCCGGCGAGATCGATACGGGCCGGCTCGAGGTTGGCGAAACTCGAGACGGCAGTTCGTTCGGTCTCCCCGTTGCCGTGGTCAACGGCGCCTCGCCGGGCAAGACGCTCTACATGCAGGCGGTCAGCGACGGCGACGAACTCAACGGGATCGGGGTTATCCAGCGCGTTGTGCCGCGACTCGATCCCGCCGAGATTTCCGGGACGATCCTGATCGTCGGGATCGTCAACTACCACGCGTTCCAGGTCGCCGAGCACCGGAACCCGATCGACGACACGAAGATGAACCGCGCGTATCCGGGCAACGAGAACGGCACCTCGAGCGAGCGGATCGCCGCCGCGACCTTCGCCGCCGCGACCCGCGCGGACATCATTCTGGACCTCCACCAGGGTTCGACCAGCCGGATGATCGACGAGGTCCGCGTTCGCTGTGGCAAGCGCCACCGGCTCTACGAGGACTGTCTGGAACTCGCGAAGGCCTTCGGCTGCGGCTACGTCCTCGACCAGAAGGGGCCGGACGGCCAACTCGCCCGGGCCGCCCCCGACGAGGGGATTCCGACGATCGATCCCGAACTCGGCGGGACCGTCGGCTGGGACGAGACGAGCATTCAGAAGGGCGTCGAGGGCGTCTTCAACGTGCTCCGGTACTACGACTTTCTCGCGGAGAGTCACGACCTCGAGCGCCAGACCCGCGCCAACGGGTTCGAACAGTACGGCGCGCCGAACGGCGGCCTCGTCGATTTCAAGAAGGAGCTGGGCGATCGCGTCGCCCGCGGCGAAACGCTGTTCGAGGTGACGACGGCCTTCGGAGAGACGAAGGCGACGGTGACCGCCGACAGCGACGGGATCCTCTGGCGCACCCGCCGACTACCCCAAGTGGCCTCCGGCGAGTACATCTGCTCGGTCGGGACCGACATCGACTCCTACTGA
- a CDS encoding stage II sporulation protein M — MALSDHLAAVVAVLRRRPGDLLPLYLLGAAVPAIIRVVPFFAALVGYLHLRTSGRLATVQTELADLESPPDPQTNPDAFDRWAEGLVPVFEQVLTPTMLAIGLVTVLLVILLAAVVSPYVTAGQLAASYARLRDERGVDAGFAGARRHWLRFLGLYLLEFLLWAVLLLGGGIAVVIAAGGLSAAGVGAVGILVGLLVGLLLIVALAAVRALFAFAPVAVVVDDVGVFASLSRTASFVRAYPGGALAYYVLSLGVFLGFSALSGVLALVEIVVFPSLLGIVLLFPALDLLKTSLYGTYRGRLRPPTSPDRSLQSQVGDGLRRGWAEMVAFVRSTPGTHALVLAVGLGSFAAGWYAADPYAGVIETSIASRLEGHVPPAAALEFFGNNWLVAITTVYSGVAFVVPAVVSVLFNGLALGITARLEVAPLELLAFVVPHGVIEIPAILIAGALGVSVGVDGWRTLQGRMRRATFADRLERAFWVLVGIGILLAVAGAIEGFVSPYYYRPFL, encoded by the coding sequence ATGGCTCTGTCCGACCACCTCGCCGCCGTCGTCGCCGTCCTCCGGCGCCGCCCCGGCGATCTCCTGCCGCTGTACTTGCTCGGCGCCGCCGTGCCGGCGATCATCCGGGTCGTCCCGTTTTTCGCCGCCCTCGTCGGCTACCTCCACCTTCGGACGTCCGGCCGACTCGCGACGGTGCAAACGGAACTGGCCGATCTGGAGTCGCCGCCGGATCCCCAGACGAACCCCGACGCGTTCGATCGGTGGGCCGAGGGACTCGTCCCGGTCTTCGAGCAGGTACTGACGCCGACGATGCTCGCGATCGGTCTCGTCACGGTGCTTCTAGTGATTCTCCTTGCCGCCGTGGTGTCGCCGTACGTTACTGCGGGCCAGTTGGCCGCCAGCTACGCACGGCTGCGCGACGAGCGCGGCGTCGACGCCGGCTTCGCGGGGGCGCGCCGCCACTGGCTGCGGTTTCTGGGACTCTACCTCCTCGAGTTCCTGCTGTGGGCCGTCCTCCTGCTCGGCGGCGGAATCGCGGTCGTGATCGCCGCCGGCGGCCTCTCCGCGGCGGGAGTCGGCGCGGTCGGGATCCTCGTCGGCCTGCTGGTCGGGCTTCTACTGATCGTGGCCCTCGCCGCCGTCCGCGCGCTGTTCGCGTTCGCGCCGGTCGCGGTCGTCGTCGACGACGTCGGCGTCTTCGCCTCGCTCTCGCGGACGGCGTCGTTCGTGCGAGCGTATCCCGGCGGCGCGCTGGCGTACTACGTCCTTTCGCTCGGGGTGTTCCTCGGATTCTCGGCGCTGTCCGGCGTGCTCGCGCTTGTCGAGATCGTCGTGTTCCCTTCCCTGCTCGGGATCGTCCTCCTGTTCCCGGCGCTCGACCTGCTGAAGACCTCGCTGTACGGCACCTACCGCGGGCGGCTGCGGCCGCCGACGAGTCCGGACCGGTCGCTGCAGTCGCAGGTCGGCGACGGACTGCGCCGCGGCTGGGCAGAGATGGTCGCGTTCGTCCGGTCGACGCCCGGGACCCACGCGCTCGTCCTCGCCGTCGGCCTCGGCTCGTTCGCGGCCGGCTGGTACGCCGCCGATCCGTACGCCGGCGTGATCGAGACATCGATCGCCAGCCGCCTCGAGGGGCACGTTCCGCCGGCGGCCGCCCTGGAGTTCTTCGGGAACAACTGGCTGGTCGCGATCACGACGGTCTACAGCGGGGTCGCGTTCGTCGTCCCCGCCGTCGTCTCCGTGCTGTTCAACGGGCTCGCGCTGGGCATCACCGCGCGCCTCGAGGTCGCTCCCCTCGAGTTGCTCGCGTTCGTCGTCCCCCACGGGGTCATCGAGATTCCGGCGATTCTGATCGCCGGCGCGCTCGGGGTGTCGGTGGGCGTCGACGGCTGGCGAACCCTGCAGGGCCGGATGCGGCGAGCGACGTTCGCGGATCGCCTCGAGCGTGCGTTCTGGGTGCTCGTCGGAATCGGCATCCTGCTTGCCGTTGCGGGCGCAATCGAGGGGTTCGTGAGTCCGTACTACTACCGGCCGTTCCTGTGA
- a CDS encoding nuclear transport factor 2 family protein, which translates to MDSDSDADGDSATKANTDAGALVRRYYDGLDDHDYDALAEILAPDFVQRRPDRTFDDRASFVQFMREKRPNPNTTHEVIDIVADDRTVAARGRVLEAATDASDNDDDDRVLFEFADFFAVSDGRIERLETYAR; encoded by the coding sequence ATGGATTCGGACTCGGACGCGGACGGTGATTCGGCGACAAAGGCGAACACGGACGCAGGTGCCCTCGTCCGCCGCTACTACGACGGGCTCGACGACCACGACTACGACGCTCTCGCCGAGATTCTCGCACCCGATTTCGTCCAGCGACGACCCGACCGAACGTTCGACGACCGCGCGTCGTTCGTCCAGTTCATGCGCGAGAAGCGACCGAATCCGAACACGACGCACGAGGTGATCGATATCGTCGCGGACGACCGGACCGTCGCCGCTCGCGGACGGGTACTCGAGGCCGCGACGGACGCCAGCGACAACGACGACGACGACCGCGTCCTGTTCGAGTTCGCCGACTTCTTCGCGGTCTCGGACGGCCGGATCGAGCGCCTCGAGACGTACGCGCGCTAA